A window of Candidatus Dependentiae bacterium genomic DNA:
TAAGCGCTGCAAAGAGTGCAAACGGTATAATATACCACAAACTTATGTTTCCAGCTGTGCTTGCAACAGAAAACTCAACCTTATGTTCTTTAAATAAATCCCAGTTTTGAGGAATATCGGCAATAACTGTCTCAAACTTGCTACCATCACGCAAAACACCATACACGTCATTACCGGAAACGTGCACCATTTTAACTTTATCTTGTTCAACCTGCTTTAAGAAAGTAGAATACGGAACAGTAGTCACAGTGCGTGTATACTCAGTCAACTTTACCAATAATATTAAACAACCAATAAAAATAATTGCCGCAATAATCAAATTTTTAGGCCCGCCCTTAAAATAATTCGGCCTTCTTATTTTTTTGTTCATGAAATTTCTTTATACCTCTATATGATATGAAATATGATTTGCGTATTGTGTTTACGATTATAATAAAAACAATACAAACTGTCGATAGCCAAATCAGCTTGTTATGGGGAAACTTATATATGTTGGGGACCAGTGTGGATAACTACATGCAGCTCTCTGGCTTGTAATAAAACGATATTTCTTTGTGTGTAAGCTAAAGAAGGCAATCCTATTAGAGTGACCTTTACTCAGATTAAAGATCACATGATTGCCACACGGAGACCAGGATGCCTCCTGCTTGTTACCAGGATCGAATGTTAACTGTATGTGCTGTTTGGTATTGTTATCATATAGCATGAGTTGCATCACACCGTTTACCATTTTGCTATAGATAAGTTGATCTGTTTTGTGGCAATATGCAGGCGCTGCGCAGTACCCCCCACTAGTAATACACGTCTGCTTTTTTGTTATTAAATCATATGTATAAATTTGTGGATAACCAGTTTGAAAGTCAGAACAGAAATAAAGTTTATTACCATCACCGGAAAAGCTTGGTGAAACATTATTACCACTATTATGCGTAATTCGTTTAAACTGCCCTTTTTGATAATAATAAATTTGACAGTTTCCAGTACCACGCGACGCACAATACACAACTTTTTTTCCATCCCTAGAAAAAGCCGGCAACATATTTAAACCATCAAAGCTAGAGGCCACCTTACGCTTTCCTTTCATATTGGCAACCATAAGCCGCATATTCTCATTTGTTGACTCAGAATAAAATAAAAGCGGATATCGTAAATCATTATTCCAACGAGGTGCAACATTTACCGTCGGCGTTTTGATAAGAACTCGTTCATGAGATCCATCGTAATCAGCAACACAAATATGTTTAATCCGCGCTTTATGTCTATTACGCTTCAAAATTCCCTCTTTACAATAAGAAATCTTTGTAGAAAAAAAGCCTTCTTGTCCAATAATTTTCGGCCACAATTGATCTGCAATTGCATGCGCCCACCTTCGCACAACCTTACCTGAGATGTCATATGTATTGTGCGCCACTAGCTGGCTGCTACTTGTGTCATACAGCCACCAAACAATACTACCTTGTTTATGGCCATACTTAATCACTACAGCTAAGGAACAATCCTTTTGCATACAATGCGTTAAAAATTGTTTATACGTTGTCAGCTTTTTTTGTACAGTAGAAACCTCAATTTGCCCAGTAAACGACAGGTCTTTTTCAAGAATTTGAGCAACAGCTTGTAGATCCTGTGTTTTTACTCCTTCATCCAGCACGATAATCATCATACCTATTTTTTGTTCCTGTTGCTTGGCAGCAATAGTTACCGTAATAGAATCAGTATGTTTTTCATTAGTACAAGAAACTTCGGCTTTCAGTAAGTATATTGCCAAAATAAGCAAAAAATAGATCGCGTACGACAATTTTTTTTCATTTTTCATGCTTATCTCTCTATTGTTTAAATGTGATACAAAATTTTTTGCCATGCGCCCATAATGGTAATGTAAGTTGTGTAAGTGCTGTCCGCGCTGAAACATCATATAATAACACACCGGATGATTTACTCACTTTCGTTTCAGTAACATGACCTTTATCATTAATTGTTAATGTCACCTGACACAGCAAATTTTTTGGCAATCCAACAGGCGGTTTCCATATCATACTCACTTCTTTTTGTATTCGAGCCTGCATTTGTAACAACGCTAGCTCTTGCCTGCCAGCATACACTCTTTGAGAGATTATACCGACATTCTTCTTAGTAGTTTTTACTCCATTATATGCTACACTACTATTTTTATCAGTAATTTTTTGCTTTTTATTTTCAGTCTTCCCCTTACTTCTTTCAACCGTTTCTTTTTTTATTAGTATCTCTTTTACTGGTTTTTTCCTAATCACGTTTTCTTTGTTAATTGTGGTCTTGTTATTTTTAACAATTGCTTTAGGTTTTACCTTTTCTTGTATTATCTCAGGATTTTTTTTAGCAAGGACCTTTCCTGTTTCTTCTTTTTTCTGCGATAATTTTTTTGTATCAACTTTCATGAATACCGCTTTTTCCTTACTAATTTTTTTATAAAGAGGTAAGAAAACAACTTGCACGTTATTATTCAATGCGTTGGCATTAATCGTTAATTGGTAAGGACACAACGTGCACATTTGTACAAATGAAATTCCTAAAAAAACTAACAGGTGTAAGATCGTACATGCAATAAATAATCGTAGTAAGAAAAAATACCGCTTAGGCCACCTTTTTAGTTGCCAAGGCCACATACTTGATACCCCCTACCACTTTAATTTTATCAACAAGCTCAAGAACCGTTCCATAATTTACTGCACGATCACCTTTTACATATACTACTTTACTCTCCGCTTTCCCTACTGCTTGTTTGAGTTGTGCTATTAATATATTTTCATTATACGGTACCCCATTAAAAAATAGAGTTCCTTTACTATCAACATATACTATCAAGTCTTGTTGAACATTAGCATCTTCTTTTGCCTTGCCAGAAGGTAAATCAACTTTAATAGCATTGTGCATCATTGGCGCAGTAATCATGAATATAATGAGCAATGTTAATGCTGTATCTATAAGTGGCGTTAATGATATTTCTGGCATACTAGGAACTGAACGCCGACGACGCTTTAATTTACGCATAGCACCTCCTAATTACGTTAAAAAGCGTTCTACCAAACAACGATATGCATCACTCAAATTAAGCAGCTGAGACTCTAACCGATTTATTTGAACACTTAAATAGCTAAACATAACAAGCGCTGGAATGGCAACTACAAGGCCAAAAAACGTTGTTATTAATGCTTCTGCAATACCGGGAGCGATACTTGCAATATCAGCAGATTGCTGTTGACTAATACCAATAAAAGCTTGAATAAGACCCCATACCGTCCCAAAAAGTCCCAGTAGAGGAGAAATATTAGCACACGTTGATAAAACAGGTAAATAAGACTCCTGACGATATACTATATCCTCAATTACTGCATCCATATACTCTGACATGCGGTCAAAATTAGCCTCTTGTCGCTTTTCTAATAAATCTTTAAGAAAAAGGAGGTTTTGTGTCAAAAAATAACCCGGAATCGTTCCTGCATACCCTGAGGCTATAGCACTCATTTCCTCAAGACTTTTTGCCTGCTTTATCAAGCGAGATACGGTGCACATATGCCTTTTTTTAAGCCGTAAAAGTATTAATTTATAAAAAAAAATAGTCCAACATAAGATTGACATTATCAGGAGAATGATCAAGACCACCTTACTGATCATATCAGCCTGTAAAACAAGCTGCCAGAGGCCATTACCAAATAGCATTTTCAACATAATATGTCCTTT
This region includes:
- a CDS encoding TonB C-terminal domain-containing protein, whose translation is MWPWQLKRWPKRYFFLLRLFIACTILHLLVFLGISFVQMCTLCPYQLTINANALNNNVQVVFLPLYKKISKEKAVFMKVDTKKLSQKKEETGKVLAKKNPEIIQEKVKPKAIVKNNKTTINKENVIRKKPVKEILIKKETVERSKGKTENKKQKITDKNSSVAYNGVKTTKKNVGIISQRVYAGRQELALLQMQARIQKEVSMIWKPPVGLPKNLLCQVTLTINDKGHVTETKVSKSSGVLLYDVSARTALTQLTLPLWAHGKKFCITFKQ
- a CDS encoding MotA/TolQ/ExbB proton channel family protein, with the protein product MLKMLFGNGLWQLVLQADMISKVVLIILLIMSILCWTIFFYKLILLRLKKRHMCTVSRLIKQAKSLEEMSAIASGYAGTIPGYFLTQNLLFLKDLLEKRQEANFDRMSEYMDAVIEDIVYRQESYLPVLSTCANISPLLGLFGTVWGLIQAFIGISQQQSADIASIAPGIAEALITTFFGLVVAIPALVMFSYLSVQINRLESQLLNLSDAYRCLVERFLT
- a CDS encoding PD40 domain-containing protein, yielding MKNEKKLSYAIYFLLILAIYLLKAEVSCTNEKHTDSITVTIAAKQQEQKIGMMIIVLDEGVKTQDLQAVAQILEKDLSFTGQIEVSTVQKKLTTYKQFLTHCMQKDCSLAVVIKYGHKQGSIVWWLYDTSSSQLVAHNTYDISGKVVRRWAHAIADQLWPKIIGQEGFFSTKISYCKEGILKRNRHKARIKHICVADYDGSHERVLIKTPTVNVAPRWNNDLRYPLLFYSESTNENMRLMVANMKGKRKVASSFDGLNMLPAFSRDGKKVVYCASRGTGNCQIYYYQKGQFKRITHNSGNNVSPSFSGDGNKLYFCSDFQTGYPQIYTYDLITKKQTCITSGGYCAAPAYCHKTDQLIYSKMVNGVMQLMLYDNNTKQHIQLTFDPGNKQEASWSPCGNHVIFNLSKGHSNRIAFFSLHTKKYRFITSQRAACSYPHWSPTYISFPITS
- a CDS encoding biopolymer transporter ExbD, giving the protein MRKLKRRRRSVPSMPEISLTPLIDTALTLLIIFMITAPMMHNAIKVDLPSGKAKEDANVQQDLIVYVDSKGTLFFNGVPYNENILIAQLKQAVGKAESKVVYVKGDRAVNYGTVLELVDKIKVVGGIKYVALATKKVA